The following proteins come from a genomic window of Streptomyces sp. Sge12:
- a CDS encoding ABC transporter permease has protein sequence MSTPQRRRRGAERRPRFAIAVTALFFALLYLPVGVVVLFSFNSQKSLTVLDGVSLRWYSALLHDEVLLDSLGMSLRVSLVAMAGSLVLGVALALGLVRSRSRLGSFAGLIMLVPLITPEIVTGVAAMLLFKGLGITLSTTTVMLAEITFSISYVTVILRSRIAALNPEVEEAAMDLGATRRQALRLVTLPALLPSILASAVLIFALVFDDFVLAYFTTGVDPQPLSVRIYSAIRFGVQPTINAVGTLMLAGSIALIVLALAIPRLFGRRGGLDLLSGK, from the coding sequence ATGAGCACCCCGCAACGCCGCCGGCGCGGAGCCGAGCGCCGCCCCCGCTTCGCCATCGCCGTCACCGCCCTCTTCTTCGCCCTCCTCTACCTCCCCGTCGGCGTCGTCGTCCTGTTCTCCTTCAACTCCCAGAAATCCCTCACCGTCCTCGACGGCGTCAGCCTCCGCTGGTACTCGGCGCTCCTCCACGACGAGGTGCTCCTCGACTCGCTCGGCATGAGCCTGCGGGTGTCCCTGGTCGCCATGGCCGGCTCGCTCGTCCTCGGCGTGGCGCTGGCCCTGGGGCTCGTACGCAGCCGCAGCCGCCTCGGCTCCTTCGCCGGCCTGATCATGCTGGTCCCGCTGATCACCCCGGAGATCGTCACCGGCGTCGCGGCGATGCTCCTCTTCAAGGGCCTCGGCATCACCCTCTCCACCACCACCGTCATGCTCGCCGAGATCACCTTCTCCATCTCCTACGTGACGGTCATCCTCCGCTCCCGCATCGCCGCCCTCAACCCGGAGGTCGAGGAGGCCGCCATGGACCTCGGCGCCACCCGCAGGCAGGCCCTGCGCCTGGTGACCCTGCCCGCACTGCTCCCCAGCATCCTCGCCTCGGCAGTGCTGATCTTCGCCCTCGTCTTCGACGACTTCGTCCTCGCCTACTTCACCACCGGCGTCGACCCGCAGCCGCTGTCCGTCCGCATCTACTCGGCGATCCGGTTCGGCGTCCAGCCCACCATCAACGCGGTCGGCACCCTGATGCTGGCCGGATCCATCGCCCTCATCGTCCTCGCCCTCGCCATCCCGCGCCTGTTCGGGCGCCGCGGCGGACTCGACCTGCTCTCCGGGAAGTGA
- a CDS encoding aldo/keto reductase: MEIRALGSQGLKVGAEGLGLMGMSAHYGATDETESLATIDRALELGVTLLDTAEGYGPFHNEQLLGKALTGRRDAAVVATKTGVEFSDEGAFLGHNASPEYIRRSADRSLRHLGTDHIDLYYLHRVDPNVPIEESVGALAELVEAGKVRHIGLCEVSPTTIARAHAVHPLAAVQTEYSLFERGIEHDGVLDTLRELGIGLVAYSPLGRGFLSGAITSPDDFAADDFRRTDPRFQGENFHRNLAVVDQVRRLAAEKGVTPSQLALAWTLQQGAVPIPGTKRRRYLEENVAATAVTITPAELAAIDAVAPHGVASGDRYAPELMASLNG; the protein is encoded by the coding sequence ATGGAGATCCGCGCACTGGGCAGTCAGGGCCTGAAGGTCGGCGCCGAGGGCCTCGGCCTGATGGGCATGAGCGCCCACTACGGCGCCACCGACGAGACCGAGTCGCTCGCCACCATCGACCGCGCCCTGGAACTCGGCGTCACCCTCCTCGACACCGCCGAGGGCTACGGGCCCTTCCACAACGAGCAGCTCCTCGGCAAGGCCCTGACCGGCCGCCGCGACGCCGCCGTGGTCGCCACGAAGACCGGCGTCGAGTTCTCCGACGAGGGCGCCTTCCTCGGCCACAACGCGTCCCCCGAGTACATCCGCCGCTCGGCCGACCGTTCCCTGCGCCACCTGGGCACCGACCACATCGACCTCTACTACCTGCACCGCGTCGACCCGAACGTCCCGATCGAGGAGAGCGTGGGCGCCCTGGCCGAGCTGGTCGAGGCCGGCAAGGTCCGCCACATCGGCCTGTGCGAGGTCTCCCCCACCACGATCGCCCGCGCCCACGCCGTGCACCCGCTGGCCGCCGTACAGACCGAGTACAGCCTCTTCGAACGCGGCATCGAGCACGACGGTGTCCTCGACACCCTCCGGGAACTCGGCATCGGGCTCGTCGCCTACTCCCCGCTCGGCCGCGGATTTCTCTCCGGCGCCATCACCAGCCCGGACGACTTCGCCGCCGACGACTTCCGCCGCACCGACCCCCGGTTCCAGGGCGAGAACTTCCACCGCAACCTCGCCGTCGTGGACCAGGTGCGCCGGCTCGCCGCCGAGAAGGGCGTCACCCCCTCGCAGCTCGCCCTGGCCTGGACCCTCCAGCAGGGCGCGGTGCCCATCCCGGGCACCAAGCGCCGCCGCTACCTGGAGGAGAACGTCGCCGCCACCGCCGTGACGATCACCCCCGCGGAGCTGGCCGCCATCGACGCCGTGGCGCCGCACGGCGTGGCCTCCGGCGACCGCTACGCACCCGAGCTGATGGCCTCCCTGAACGGCTGA
- a CDS encoding polyamine ABC transporter substrate-binding protein, with the protein MSPEALPPTRRSFLRAGTAAALALTATGCGFASADDPAGRATAEAPIDVKVDGDLVYFNWADFVDPAVFEGFQKEYGVKVVQSNYDSMEGMAAKLNAGNRYDIIFPTAKWAERLTAGGRLRTIDHSRLRGAEAVFGGYGYFADPWYDPRSAHTVPFTMYKTGIGWRRDRLGDLTGSWNDLWNEQAKGKVFVLDDRDEVLGLGALKLGLGLTTGDHGDLARVTDTLRSLRPRLRGFSSDSYNNLLNGNADMTQAWSGDMAAMLAQAEDPTVFGFEVAREGAPVNSDCYAIPANAEHPGTAMLFIDYMLRPENVKKNIEYIGYPMPVRGTEDTYAALVEPFPQCVVTADDLGADLFFRNGDARVEQARDAAWTDVKAG; encoded by the coding sequence ATGTCCCCCGAGGCACTCCCCCCGACCAGACGCTCGTTCCTGCGCGCCGGCACCGCCGCCGCCCTCGCCCTGACCGCCACCGGCTGCGGCTTCGCCTCCGCCGACGACCCGGCCGGCAGGGCGACCGCGGAAGCACCCATCGACGTCAAGGTCGACGGCGACCTCGTCTACTTCAACTGGGCGGACTTCGTCGACCCCGCGGTCTTCGAGGGCTTCCAGAAGGAGTACGGCGTCAAGGTCGTCCAGTCGAACTACGACTCCATGGAGGGCATGGCCGCCAAGCTCAACGCCGGCAACCGCTACGACATCATCTTCCCCACCGCGAAATGGGCCGAGCGCCTCACCGCCGGCGGCCGGCTGCGCACCATCGACCACTCCAGGCTGCGGGGCGCCGAGGCCGTGTTCGGCGGCTACGGCTACTTCGCCGACCCCTGGTACGACCCCCGCTCCGCGCACACCGTCCCCTTCACCATGTACAAGACGGGCATCGGCTGGCGGCGCGATCGGCTCGGCGACCTGACCGGCTCCTGGAACGACCTGTGGAACGAACAGGCCAAGGGCAAGGTCTTCGTCCTCGACGACCGCGACGAGGTACTGGGCCTCGGCGCCCTCAAACTCGGCCTCGGTCTCACCACCGGCGACCACGGCGACCTCGCCCGCGTCACCGACACCCTGCGCTCCCTCCGCCCCCGCCTGCGCGGCTTCTCCAGCGACAGCTACAACAACCTCCTCAACGGCAACGCCGACATGACCCAGGCCTGGAGCGGGGACATGGCCGCCATGCTCGCCCAGGCCGAGGACCCGACGGTCTTCGGCTTCGAGGTCGCCCGCGAGGGCGCCCCCGTCAACTCCGACTGTTACGCCATCCCCGCCAACGCGGAGCACCCCGGCACCGCGATGCTCTTCATCGACTACATGCTCCGCCCGGAGAACGTGAAGAAGAACATCGAGTACATCGGCTACCCGATGCCGGTCCGCGGCACCGAGGACACCTACGCCGCGCTCGTCGAGCCGTTCCCCCAGTGCGTGGTGACCGCCGACGACCTCGGGGCCGACCTCTTCTTCCGCAACGGCGACGCACGGGTCGAACAGGCCCGCGACGCCGCCTGGACCGATGTGAAGGCCGGCTGA
- a CDS encoding aromatic ring-hydroxylating oxygenase subunit alpha → MHSRAAESPTGRAGRAERTARTDRTGPPGHAEAPTGPGARAAAPSETPGAAATDTPGPALPGRYYTDPETAAAETRHVFGRSWQLVCHESDLPNPGARLAATVADREVLVVRTEDGGLAAHLNVCRHRGTRLVTAPEPDGKAIRCPYHGWTYRLDGSLVGAPEARQIPCLDKPKLGLFPARVESFLGFVFVNLDPGAVPLAESCAGLAEAVGHYAGADLMPIGRARIHDLASAEVQQANWKVAVDNYLEGYHVPVAHPGLMRLLDYQGYTCEIEESYALFASPLRDKPSSNWAERLYQRIAAPMPGLAEADRRIWRYAVIYPNTLIDFYPDHVLAWTAIPTAVDRVAVPGAFYTRRGTSLRTRLARRLNIHIGWITNDEDAELVARVQKGLSTPGFEPGPLSRRESAVGWFAGRIRADLDTP, encoded by the coding sequence ATGCACTCAAGAGCTGCCGAATCGCCGACGGGCCGCGCCGGCCGAGCCGAGCGCACCGCTCGCACCGATCGGACCGGCCCACCGGGCCACGCCGAGGCCCCCACGGGGCCCGGCGCCCGCGCCGCCGCCCCCTCCGAAACCCCCGGGGCCGCTGCCACCGACACCCCCGGGCCCGCCCTCCCCGGGCGCTACTACACCGACCCCGAGACCGCCGCTGCGGAGACCCGCCACGTCTTCGGCAGGTCGTGGCAGCTCGTCTGCCACGAGTCCGACCTGCCGAACCCGGGCGCACGGCTCGCCGCCACGGTCGCCGACCGGGAGGTCCTGGTCGTCCGCACGGAGGACGGCGGCCTCGCCGCGCACCTCAATGTCTGCCGCCACCGCGGAACGCGCCTGGTCACCGCCCCCGAACCGGACGGCAAGGCGATCCGCTGCCCGTACCACGGCTGGACGTACCGTCTCGACGGAAGCCTGGTCGGCGCCCCGGAGGCACGCCAGATCCCCTGCCTCGACAAGCCGAAGCTCGGCCTGTTCCCGGCCCGCGTCGAGTCCTTCCTCGGCTTCGTGTTCGTCAACCTCGACCCCGGCGCCGTACCGCTCGCCGAGAGCTGCGCGGGCCTCGCGGAAGCGGTCGGCCACTACGCCGGCGCCGATCTGATGCCGATCGGCCGCGCCCGCATCCACGACCTGGCCTCCGCCGAAGTGCAGCAGGCCAACTGGAAGGTGGCGGTCGACAACTACCTGGAGGGCTACCACGTCCCGGTCGCCCACCCCGGCCTGATGCGGCTGCTCGACTACCAGGGCTACACCTGCGAGATCGAGGAGTCCTACGCGCTCTTCGCCTCACCCCTGCGCGACAAGCCGTCCTCGAACTGGGCCGAACGCCTCTACCAGCGCATCGCGGCACCCATGCCCGGCCTCGCCGAGGCCGACCGCCGGATCTGGCGGTACGCGGTCATCTACCCGAACACCCTCATCGACTTCTACCCCGACCACGTACTGGCCTGGACCGCGATCCCGACGGCGGTGGACCGCGTGGCCGTACCCGGCGCGTTCTACACCCGGCGCGGCACCAGTCTGCGCACCCGCCTCGCCCGGCGCCTGAACATCCACATCGGCTGGATCACCAACGACGAGGACGCCGAACTGGTCGCCCGCGTACAGAAGGGGCTCTCCACCCCCGGCTTCGAGCCCGGACCGCTGTCGCGCCGCGAATCGGCGGTCGGCTGGTTCGCCGGCCGCATCCGCGCCGACCTCGACACCCCGTAA
- a CDS encoding ABC transporter ATP-binding protein — protein sequence MPATPEHPTTTTAKTALTPTPVFPTPAVRLDRVSKQYPAAGGAHAVRDVELDIAPGEFFSLLGPSGCGKTTLLRMIGGFSDPTAGSILLDGQDVTGLPPNKRNVNTVFQSYALFDHLSLADNVAFGLKRKGVGRAEIRERVGSMLDLVQLAHLANRKPPTLSGGQKQRVALARALVNRPQVLLLDEPLAALDLKLRRHMQVELKQIQREVGITFVFVTHDQDEALTMSDRLAVMNEGRVEQCGTPEDVYERPTSTFTASFMGTSNLVPGTYRSGRVVLDDGPELPVGHRPAVAEGSRVNLSIRPEKIWLSDLEPDMARAEGVVRETVYCGPTTTYLIELAPGVTVSVLEQNTVRSRREDRWSGGERVEIGWKPEHCLVLD from the coding sequence ATGCCCGCGACACCCGAGCACCCGACCACCACCACCGCCAAGACCGCGCTGACCCCCACACCCGTCTTCCCGACCCCCGCCGTCCGGCTCGACCGGGTCAGCAAGCAGTACCCCGCGGCCGGCGGCGCCCACGCCGTCCGCGACGTCGAACTCGACATCGCACCGGGCGAGTTCTTCTCCCTCCTCGGCCCCTCCGGCTGCGGCAAGACCACCCTCCTGCGGATGATCGGCGGCTTCTCCGACCCCACCGCCGGCAGCATCCTCCTCGACGGCCAGGACGTCACCGGCCTGCCGCCCAACAAGCGCAACGTCAACACCGTCTTCCAGAGCTACGCCCTCTTCGACCACCTCTCCCTCGCGGACAACGTGGCCTTCGGCCTCAAGCGCAAGGGCGTCGGCCGCGCCGAGATCCGCGAGCGGGTCGGCAGCATGCTCGACCTCGTCCAGCTCGCCCACCTGGCGAACCGCAAGCCGCCCACCCTCTCCGGCGGCCAGAAACAACGCGTCGCACTCGCCCGCGCCCTCGTCAACCGGCCGCAGGTCCTGCTCCTCGACGAACCGCTGGCCGCACTCGACCTCAAACTGCGCCGCCACATGCAGGTCGAGCTCAAGCAGATCCAGCGCGAGGTCGGCATCACCTTCGTCTTCGTCACCCACGACCAGGACGAGGCACTGACCATGTCGGACCGCCTCGCCGTCATGAACGAGGGCCGCGTCGAGCAGTGCGGCACTCCCGAGGACGTGTACGAGCGCCCCACGAGCACCTTCACCGCCTCCTTCATGGGCACCTCCAACCTCGTCCCCGGCACCTACCGGTCCGGCCGGGTCGTCCTCGACGACGGACCGGAACTGCCCGTCGGCCACCGGCCGGCCGTAGCCGAGGGCAGCCGGGTCAACCTGTCGATCCGCCCCGAGAAGATCTGGCTGTCCGACCTGGAGCCGGACATGGCCAGGGCCGAGGGAGTCGTCCGCGAGACCGTCTACTGCGGCCCGACCACCACGTACCTGATCGAGCTGGCCCCCGGTGTCACCGTGTCCGTACTGGAGCAGAACACCGTCCGCTCGCGCAGGGAGGACCGCTGGAGCGGCGGCGAGCGCGTCGAGATCGGCTGGAAGCCCGAACACTGCCTCGTCCTGGACTGA
- a CDS encoding flavin monoamine oxidase family protein, with translation MNHDVIVLGAGLAGLAAARDLAAGGADVLVVEARDRVGGRVEQTELPDGRLVQLGGEVVGRAHTAYLALAAELGLTLVPSYVAEPGALTRATPEGVSAGEAPHWFGPGDDTCHEKVTAAFCALARTVDPDDPWSHPDATALDRAPVGDWLRTQGATPAVIRLWEIGQLALADGSYERTSLLAALRKHAAVPGPDHYDYEAWEGLRVAEGSATVALRMAAALTGRIRTGSPVEAVTVRRPGHCSVRLAGGETLTAGAVVSALPVGPLRQVSVTGVCEERLASLHRQRHALAAKFVAAYQRPFWQDLGRNGLSECEGVLGSTWPQSDGILSALVPPERLGVLLGIPAPLRTRELLADIARLYGDEAYRPLATHVRMWGTDPWTQGYVTQWAPGDVTAVGPRHGTHEPPFYVCGSDQWVAGYMEGAVRTGRDTAREVLRRG, from the coding sequence ATGAACCACGACGTCATCGTGCTCGGTGCCGGCCTGGCCGGCCTCGCCGCCGCACGCGACCTCGCCGCCGGCGGAGCCGACGTCCTCGTCGTCGAGGCCCGGGACCGGGTCGGTGGACGCGTCGAACAGACCGAACTCCCCGACGGCCGCCTGGTCCAGCTCGGCGGCGAGGTCGTCGGCCGCGCCCACACCGCCTACCTGGCCCTCGCCGCGGAACTCGGCCTCACCCTGGTCCCCAGCTACGTCGCCGAGCCCGGCGCCCTGACCCGCGCCACGCCCGAAGGGGTCTCCGCGGGCGAGGCGCCCCACTGGTTCGGCCCCGGCGACGACACCTGCCACGAGAAGGTCACCGCCGCCTTCTGCGCACTCGCCCGCACCGTCGATCCGGACGACCCCTGGTCCCACCCCGACGCGACGGCCCTCGACCGCGCCCCGGTCGGCGACTGGCTGCGTACCCAGGGAGCCACCCCGGCCGTCATACGCCTGTGGGAGATCGGCCAACTCGCCCTCGCCGACGGCTCGTACGAGCGTACGTCGCTGCTCGCCGCCCTGCGCAAGCACGCCGCCGTACCCGGCCCCGACCACTACGACTACGAGGCCTGGGAGGGGCTGCGGGTCGCCGAGGGCTCCGCGACGGTCGCCCTGCGCATGGCCGCCGCCCTCACCGGGCGCATCCGCACCGGCTCGCCCGTCGAGGCCGTCACGGTCCGCCGGCCCGGCCACTGCTCCGTACGCCTGGCCGGAGGCGAGACGCTCACCGCCGGCGCCGTCGTCAGCGCCCTGCCCGTCGGCCCGCTCCGCCAGGTGTCCGTCACCGGCGTCTGCGAGGAGCGCCTCGCCTCCCTGCACCGGCAACGCCATGCGCTCGCCGCCAAGTTCGTCGCCGCGTACCAGCGGCCCTTCTGGCAGGACCTCGGCCGCAACGGCCTCTCCGAATGCGAAGGGGTCCTCGGCAGCACCTGGCCGCAGAGCGACGGCATCCTCTCCGCCCTCGTACCTCCCGAAAGGCTCGGCGTCCTGCTCGGCATACCCGCCCCGCTGCGCACCCGCGAACTGCTCGCCGACATCGCCCGCCTCTACGGCGACGAGGCGTACCGGCCGCTCGCCACCCACGTCCGGATGTGGGGCACCGACCCGTGGACCCAGGGGTACGTCACCCAGTGGGCCCCCGGCGACGTCACGGCCGTCGGCCCCCGCCACGGCACCCACGAACCCCCCTTCTACGTCTGCGGATCCGACCAGTGGGTCGCCGGCTACATGGAGGGCGCGGTACGCACCGGCCGCGACACCGCCCGGGAGGTGCTGCGCCGTGGCTGA
- a CDS encoding aminobutyraldehyde dehydrogenase: protein MKLVDPATGAVHGLAPRSGRADTDAACAAAAAAYGHWSTTTPAERQRALLGIADAIEEHADALVAAESGDTGKPARQFRTEELPAIVDTVRFFAGAARNLPGLAAAEYTEGRTSLLRREPVGVCAQITPWNYPLMMAVWKIAPAIAAGNTTVLKPADTTPSSSALLARIAAGHLPPGVLNVVCGDRDTGRALTAHPEVALIAVTGSVRAGRQIAAAAAADLKRVHLELGGNAPVLVHDDVDVEATAAALAAVAYYNAGQDCTAPTRLLVDHRVHDAFLAAFAAEAGKLRTGAPDEPDADFGPLNNATQLASVRALLDRLPRHAEIVTGGARLARPGFFHEPTVVAGVRQGDEIVQEEIFGPVVTVQSFADEAQALHLANDVRHGLAASVWTTDHDRAMRATRALHTGIVWVNTHGTTVSEMPHGGVGHSGYGSDLSMAGLLDYTQVKHVML, encoded by the coding sequence ATGAAGCTGGTCGACCCCGCGACCGGCGCCGTGCACGGCCTCGCCCCGCGTTCCGGCCGGGCCGACACGGACGCCGCCTGCGCGGCGGCCGCGGCCGCGTACGGGCACTGGTCCACGACCACCCCGGCCGAACGACAGCGCGCCCTGCTCGGCATCGCCGACGCCATCGAGGAGCACGCGGACGCCCTCGTGGCCGCCGAGAGCGGCGACACCGGAAAGCCCGCCCGCCAGTTCCGGACCGAGGAACTGCCCGCGATCGTCGACACCGTCCGCTTCTTCGCCGGAGCCGCGCGCAACCTGCCGGGCCTCGCCGCGGCCGAGTACACCGAAGGCCGTACCTCGCTGCTGCGGCGCGAACCGGTCGGCGTCTGCGCCCAGATCACCCCCTGGAACTACCCGCTGATGATGGCGGTGTGGAAGATCGCCCCGGCGATCGCCGCGGGCAACACGACCGTGCTCAAGCCCGCCGACACCACCCCCTCGTCCTCCGCGCTGCTGGCCCGCATCGCAGCCGGCCACCTGCCGCCGGGCGTACTCAATGTGGTCTGCGGCGACCGGGACACGGGGCGCGCGCTCACCGCCCACCCCGAGGTCGCCCTCATCGCGGTCACGGGCAGCGTGCGCGCCGGCCGGCAGATCGCCGCCGCCGCGGCCGCCGACCTCAAACGGGTCCACCTGGAGCTCGGGGGCAACGCCCCGGTCCTCGTCCACGACGACGTGGACGTCGAGGCGACCGCCGCCGCCCTCGCCGCGGTCGCGTACTACAACGCGGGCCAGGACTGCACCGCACCCACCCGGCTCCTGGTGGACCACCGGGTGCACGACGCGTTCCTCGCCGCCTTCGCGGCCGAGGCGGGCAAACTGCGGACGGGTGCCCCGGACGAGCCGGACGCCGACTTCGGTCCGCTCAACAACGCGACCCAGCTCGCGTCGGTACGGGCACTGCTCGACCGGCTGCCGCGGCACGCCGAGATCGTCACCGGCGGCGCACGCCTCGCGCGGCCCGGCTTCTTCCACGAACCGACCGTCGTGGCGGGCGTGCGCCAGGGCGACGAGATCGTGCAGGAGGAGATCTTCGGCCCCGTCGTGACCGTGCAGTCCTTCGCGGACGAGGCGCAGGCCCTGCACCTGGCCAACGACGTCCGCCACGGTCTCGCCGCCAGCGTCTGGACCACGGACCACGACCGCGCGATGCGGGCCACCCGGGCCCTGCACACCGGCATCGTCTGGGTGAACACGCACGGCACCACCGTCTCCGAGATGCCCCACGGCGGTGTCGGGCACTCGGGTTACGGCAGCGACCTGTCGATGGCGGGCCTGCTGGACTACACCCAGGTCAAGCACGTCATGCTGTGA
- a CDS encoding ABC transporter permease: MARTQQTGTEIPPPRDPAAPHTPPPARTRPRNRPQPRLWTWLLLPGTLWMTGFLVASLLLVATLALGTTDPLGNPRFGLNFANLTALADPAYRTVLLRSLGYALITCLISLAVAYPVAYAIALRGGRFKNLLIAAIVVPFFANYLVRMYGWSVVLSDDGPLLRTLRAIGLADDGTQILQTGVGVIAGLVYGFVVFMIIPLYAAMERMDTSLIEAGRDLYGGPLRTFLFVTVPATRQGAAAGCVLVFLPAMGDFVSAQLMGGPDQIMIGNLIQDKFFQGQNWPLGSALTMLLMAVLFLGMLGYLRRTRKDEAEATR; encoded by the coding sequence ATGGCGCGCACCCAACAGACTGGCACCGAGATCCCACCGCCCCGGGACCCGGCCGCACCGCACACACCGCCCCCGGCCCGCACCCGCCCCCGCAACCGCCCGCAGCCACGCCTGTGGACCTGGCTGCTGCTCCCCGGCACCCTCTGGATGACCGGCTTCCTCGTCGCCTCCCTCCTCCTCGTGGCCACCCTCGCGCTCGGCACCACCGACCCGCTCGGCAATCCGCGCTTCGGCCTCAACTTCGCCAACCTCACCGCTCTGGCCGACCCCGCCTACCGCACCGTCCTGCTGCGCTCCCTCGGCTACGCGCTGATCACCTGCCTCATAAGCCTGGCCGTGGCCTACCCCGTCGCCTACGCCATCGCCCTGCGCGGCGGCCGCTTCAAGAACCTGCTGATCGCCGCGATCGTCGTGCCGTTCTTCGCCAACTACCTGGTGCGCATGTACGGCTGGTCCGTCGTCCTCTCCGACGACGGGCCGCTGCTGCGGACCCTGCGCGCGATCGGCCTCGCCGATGACGGCACCCAGATCCTCCAGACGGGCGTGGGAGTGATCGCCGGACTCGTCTACGGCTTCGTCGTCTTCATGATCATCCCGCTGTACGCGGCGATGGAGCGCATGGACACCTCGCTCATCGAGGCCGGCCGCGACCTCTACGGCGGCCCGCTGCGCACCTTCCTCTTCGTCACCGTCCCCGCCACCCGGCAGGGAGCGGCCGCCGGCTGCGTCCTCGTCTTCCTGCCCGCCATGGGCGACTTCGTCAGCGCCCAGCTCATGGGAGGACCCGACCAGATCATGATCGGCAACCTGATCCAGGACAAGTTCTTCCAGGGCCAGAACTGGCCGCTCGGCTCGGCCCTCACCATGCTGCTGATGGCCGTCCTGTTCCTCGGGATGCTCGGCTACCTGCGGCGCACCCGCAAGGACGAGGCGGAGGCGACCCGATGA
- a CDS encoding TetR family transcriptional regulator, producing MARDSQATRARLLDAAFTEFATYGIAGARVDRIAEAAQANKRLIYVYYGNKEQLFDAVLQQALATGSESVPFDVDDLPGYAGAVFDHLVERPALMRLVLWKQLERPGSTDAESASYAGKIEAVRQAQEAGRIDARLDAADVLTLVMGLSQAWFGAVGGPAAGGGADADWAVERLTAHRAAVVESVRRLTAPGA from the coding sequence ATGGCACGGGATTCCCAAGCGACCAGAGCGCGTCTGCTCGACGCCGCATTCACCGAGTTCGCGACGTACGGCATCGCGGGGGCGCGCGTCGACCGCATCGCCGAGGCCGCGCAGGCGAACAAGAGGCTGATCTACGTCTACTACGGGAACAAGGAGCAGCTCTTCGACGCCGTGCTCCAGCAGGCCCTGGCGACGGGCTCGGAGTCCGTTCCGTTCGATGTCGACGACCTGCCCGGCTACGCGGGTGCGGTCTTCGACCACCTCGTCGAGCGCCCGGCGCTGATGCGCCTCGTGCTGTGGAAGCAGCTGGAGCGCCCCGGATCCACGGACGCGGAGTCCGCCTCCTACGCGGGCAAGATCGAGGCGGTGCGCCAGGCCCAGGAGGCCGGTCGCATCGATGCCCGGCTGGATGCGGCCGATGTGCTCACGCTGGTCATGGGCCTGTCCCAGGCCTGGTTCGGTGCGGTGGGCGGCCCGGCGGCCGGGGGAGGGGCGGACGCCGACTGGGCCGTGGAGCGGCTCACCGCGCACCGGGCGGCGGTGGTGGAGTCCGTACGCCGCCTCACCGCGCCCGGCGCCTGA